The Metabacillus sediminilitoris genome window below encodes:
- a CDS encoding MFS transporter yields the protein MSNTSINSGQNYNRAKLWQIGFFTLNNTSTNLHLFILGFVTFYATGIAGLAVMLISTILMATRLFDGIIDPTIGYIIDKTESKFGKFKPLIIIGNIISAGTIILVYSVTHLLPDSLQLVFFVAMLIINKIGYSLQCSVTKAAQTVLTNDPKQRPLYAIFDGIYNVGVFTGGQIFVSSYLMAKHGEFNIALFTELNVYGLILSGLFAILAIVGISAKDRKEYYGLADETVKTKLRDYWPIIKGNRPLQMLSLSASMDKLAISLLRHSNVVVMLFGILLGNYALSGTMGLITVIPTLLITFAGVAIARKTGLKKAYVTSAWIGMLSLVGLIVFFLVIDNPASISLENIGMNTILFIVLYALAMGFASLPTTLVVPMIADVSDYETHKSGHYVPGMMGTIFSFIDQLVSSLAPTIVGAVVAVIGFKSKFPEVGDVLTPELFGATLVLAFGLPALGLVISIIAMKFYSLDSKKMAEIQKGIAEIKAQAEGKSA from the coding sequence ATGTCAAATACATCAATCAATAGTGGACAAAATTATAACAGAGCAAAGTTGTGGCAAATCGGATTTTTTACATTAAATAATACTTCAACAAATCTTCACTTATTTATTTTAGGGTTTGTTACTTTTTATGCGACAGGTATAGCTGGACTTGCTGTAATGTTAATAAGTACGATATTAATGGCTACGCGGTTATTTGATGGTATTATCGATCCAACGATAGGATATATTATCGATAAAACAGAGTCTAAATTTGGTAAGTTTAAACCATTGATCATTATAGGAAATATCATTTCAGCAGGTACGATCATACTTGTTTACAGTGTCACTCATTTATTACCAGATTCATTACAATTAGTTTTCTTTGTTGCAATGTTAATCATAAATAAAATTGGTTATTCACTTCAATGTAGTGTAACAAAAGCAGCGCAAACTGTTTTGACAAATGATCCAAAGCAGCGCCCGCTTTATGCTATTTTTGACGGGATCTATAATGTTGGTGTCTTTACTGGTGGACAAATTTTCGTTTCTTCATATTTAATGGCAAAACACGGTGAATTTAATATAGCGTTATTTACGGAATTAAATGTTTATGGACTTATACTATCAGGATTATTTGCAATCCTAGCTATAGTCGGCATTTCGGCAAAAGACCGTAAAGAATATTATGGATTGGCAGACGAAACGGTCAAAACAAAACTACGTGATTATTGGCCAATTATTAAAGGAAATAGACCATTACAAATGCTATCTCTTTCTGCTTCAATGGACAAGCTAGCTATTAGTCTACTAAGACATTCTAATGTCGTTGTTATGTTGTTTGGGATCTTGCTAGGGAATTATGCGCTAAGTGGTACAATGGGATTAATCACCGTCATACCAACACTGTTAATAACATTTGCCGGGGTTGCAATTGCAAGGAAAACAGGATTGAAAAAAGCGTATGTAACATCGGCGTGGATAGGTATGCTATCATTAGTCGGTCTGATTGTCTTTTTCTTAGTCATTGATAATCCTGCATCGATCTCACTTGAAAATATCGGGATGAATACGATATTATTTATCGTGCTATATGCGTTAGCAATGGGTTTTGCGAGCCTTCCAACAACTCTTGTTGTTCCAATGATCGCAGATGTTTCTGACTATGAGACTCATAAATCCGGACATTATGTACCTGGTATGATGGGAACAATTTTCTCTTTTATTGATCAATTGGTTTCATCATTAGCTCCGACAATCGTTGGTGCAGTTGTTGCTGTAATAGGTTTTAAATCAAAATTCCCAGAGGTTGGCGATGTATTAACTCCTGAATTATTTGGAGCGACATTAGTATTAGCATTTGGTTTACCAGCTCTAGGATTGGTTATTTCTATTATTGCAATGAAGTTTTATTCTCTTGATAGCAAGAAAATGGCTGAAATTCAAAAAGGTATTGCAGAAATTAAGGCACAAGCGGAAGGAAAAAGCGCTTAA